DNA from Terriglobus tenax:
CAGAAAACCGGCACCCGCGCCAAAGTAGCCGATGTAGAAGGTCACCGGCAGCAGCGCCAGCAACACGTACAGTACCGACGGTTTCCGCTCCAGGTGAGGATGTTCCGTACGGCCGCGCAGCCAGCGCGAGATGCGTCCGCTCACGCCAAAGATCAGCGACGCCGCCAGCAGCATCCACGGCAGCACACGCAGAAAAGTCGCCTCCCGCGTGCGCAGCAGAATCAGCGCCCCGCCAATGCCTCCAATGATGGAGGCCAGCACAACCACCCACGCAACATCGCGCCGCAGGTCATTCTTCAGCGCCGCCAGCGAAGTCAACTGCCCCGGCCAGATCGCCACCGTGTTCGTCGCATTTGCCTGGATAGGAGGAACCCCCACCGCCAGCATCGCCGGAAACGAGACAAACGACCCGCCGCCCGCCAGCGCGTTCATCACCCCGGCGATGAAAGAGGCAGCAACCAGCCATAGGTAGTGACCGTGTGTTGTCAGGTAGGAAGGCATGAGGTCTGCTTCTATCTTACGAGCGCAAAACAAAGCGGAGACCAAAGGCCTCCGCTTGCTGTTCCCTGTCTGCTCTTCCCTGCTGTTAGATATCCAGGTTCTTCACATCCAGCGCATTCTCTTCAATAAACTTGCGGCGGCTTTCCACATCCTC
Protein-coding regions in this window:
- a CDS encoding sulfite exporter TauE/SafE family protein, with product MPSYLTTHGHYLWLVAASFIAGVMNALAGGGSFVSFPAMLAVGVPPIQANATNTVAIWPGQLTSLAALKNDLRRDVAWVVVLASIIGGIGGALILLRTREATFLRVLPWMLLAASLIFGVSGRISRWLRGRTEHPHLERKPSVLYVLLALLPVTFYIGYFGAGAGFLIMTVMALFGVEEMHQLNSLKVLGACVSNLAAVFTFIVRGAVVWHYCLVAMVFAGLGGWLGARYARRMNGDVLRVVVVVTGCAVAGWFFYLNSR